One Bacteroidota bacterium genomic region harbors:
- a CDS encoding gliding motility-associated C-terminal domain-containing protein, with product MKSKRLWLFFALLVLFTSSHAQKVWYFGQNAGISFADLANPAPAGGSQMNTLEGCAAAYDAEGNLLFYSDGDRAWNRDNQPIAGAVELGGHGSSTQSAVVVRQPLSCNRYYLFTAEVGLYQPGTLGRLYYAVFEQNMTTGAVSMVVPRTQITDGCEEKLTAIPHANGEDVWILGHRRNSNVFVRYLLTKTGLGPQGTQAIGSISSRGDVVTAAEAGVLRSNFQYTRVVNCLFGDGVINIFDFNNTTGLLATPRNIVLTGQTPYGAVFSPNGQYLYTTTESPLPIRQYDLTATNLLASQREFGEPGTALNKYGDLQLGPDGRIYVAQSGGTVHRINTPDARVGTPAFQFQRNAIVLPAGTESVQGLPNFFPGYQKYVFDIPAFLPLCPDLKRTLIGPTGTDLTYSWRAGSNTLANQVATTKDYTATGKGKFYLEVRNPCGLLGLDSIELKDPEPFTPPSLGETSRLCLDEKRILSGPESPDYAYRWYRDGEFTGITTRELEVKNQGGLYRLEVTNGCGATVSGQVVVEFANEKRIGDFAITPDPPGGTLCELTAKDLIGPDVSYQYEWRKDPDPTIIGTERRLEVDEPGTYSLTLRNGCNAKRVPFVLVPPTPVPAVLLLGDPRSLCQGQTVRIFSPYWNVPGPPAHTWRRDGTIFSSNPGFIDVNQPGTYQLEVNNGCGSTGSGSVTVTLLPQPVPVLAIPDVLLCAENTADVATLTAPAAAGALYSWIRVGNPAPLSTSQVFTTNRWGNYQLTLTNACGVFTQVIRVFGPSPIPEFDLGPDDILCADAKRIIGDNMIDPTKSVPVGAGFQYEWTNKLTGERLADTRTYLAGPGEYRIVVRNGCGLQREDDIKLTENTIPGFDLGVDVPLCGTDSYTISGPTGAGYIYTWKLNGASVGALRTVTVDKPGRYSLTVSNGCAAPVENTVEYLPATPPPFSLGPDDVICVGESYQLVGPEGQDAYAAAYKYRWYREGDLVSEDRILTTNQPGNYQLRINRVCNEYTADEKVLSYPQAVPALEMPTSGFICPGSPKQIGLAYPLPEQVGNPYGYAWKNEDGETVGTTYTLTVQEAGLYTLTVADKCGNTREERVQLTEPKPFQISPSYWGNVFTPNNDGMNDEYPSNAVDISQYRMKVFDRWGTLVHEGSTPWRGLSNGADVPEGAYLVLIEYIDCEGNKREYFRTLTIVR from the coding sequence ATGAAATCGAAACGTCTTTGGCTCTTCTTCGCACTTCTTGTTCTTTTTACCAGTAGCCATGCCCAAAAGGTGTGGTATTTTGGCCAGAACGCTGGCATTTCGTTTGCCGATCTGGCCAATCCGGCTCCTGCAGGGGGCAGCCAAATGAACACGCTGGAGGGCTGTGCTGCGGCCTATGATGCCGAGGGCAATTTGCTTTTCTACTCCGACGGGGATCGTGCCTGGAACCGCGATAACCAGCCCATAGCGGGTGCTGTGGAGCTGGGCGGGCATGGCTCTTCCACGCAGTCGGCCGTGGTGGTGCGGCAGCCGCTGAGCTGCAACCGCTACTACCTGTTCACCGCCGAGGTGGGCCTGTATCAGCCCGGCACCCTGGGCCGCCTGTACTATGCTGTTTTCGAGCAGAATATGACTACCGGTGCCGTAAGCATGGTGGTGCCCCGCACGCAGATAACGGATGGGTGCGAGGAAAAACTGACCGCCATCCCGCACGCCAATGGCGAGGATGTGTGGATACTTGGCCACCGCCGGAATAGCAACGTATTTGTACGCTACCTGCTCACCAAGACTGGCCTGGGCCCACAGGGCACACAGGCCATAGGCAGCATAAGCAGCCGGGGCGATGTAGTAACCGCTGCCGAGGCGGGCGTGCTGCGCAGCAACTTTCAGTATACCCGTGTGGTGAACTGCCTCTTTGGCGACGGAGTCATCAATATCTTCGATTTCAACAACACGACAGGCCTGCTAGCTACCCCCCGGAACATCGTGCTGACGGGCCAAACCCCTTACGGAGCCGTGTTTTCGCCCAATGGACAGTACCTGTACACCACTACCGAAAGCCCCCTGCCCATCCGGCAGTATGACCTGACTGCTACCAACCTGCTGGCATCCCAGCGGGAGTTTGGCGAGCCCGGTACAGCCCTGAATAAATATGGTGACCTGCAGCTGGGGCCCGACGGGCGCATCTATGTGGCCCAGTCGGGCGGCACCGTACACCGCATCAATACCCCCGATGCACGTGTGGGCACCCCGGCCTTCCAGTTTCAGCGGAATGCCATTGTGCTGCCCGCAGGTACCGAGAGTGTGCAGGGCCTACCCAACTTTTTCCCGGGCTATCAGAAGTATGTATTTGATATTCCCGCGTTTCTGCCGCTATGCCCCGACCTGAAACGCACCCTGATAGGACCCACGGGTACCGACCTTACCTACAGCTGGCGGGCGGGTAGCAACACGCTGGCCAACCAGGTAGCCACCACCAAGGACTATACCGCTACCGGAAAAGGTAAGTTCTACCTGGAAGTGCGAAATCCATGTGGCCTGCTAGGCCTGGATTCTATCGAGCTGAAGGACCCCGAGCCCTTTACGCCCCCTAGCCTGGGCGAAACAAGCCGCCTGTGCCTGGATGAAAAGCGGATACTATCTGGCCCCGAAAGCCCCGACTATGCCTACCGCTGGTACAGGGACGGAGAATTTACTGGCATAACCACACGCGAGCTGGAGGTGAAAAACCAGGGAGGTCTCTATCGCCTGGAGGTAACCAATGGCTGCGGTGCCACGGTGTCTGGCCAGGTGGTCGTCGAGTTTGCGAATGAGAAGCGGATTGGTGATTTTGCCATCACGCCCGATCCGCCGGGTGGCACGCTCTGCGAGCTAACGGCTAAGGACCTGATAGGTCCCGACGTGTCTTATCAGTACGAGTGGCGCAAGGACCCTGACCCGACGATAATAGGCACTGAGCGAAGGCTGGAGGTGGATGAACCCGGCACCTACTCGCTCACCCTGCGCAATGGCTGTAATGCCAAGCGGGTTCCCTTTGTCTTGGTACCCCCGACCCCTGTGCCAGCAGTGCTGCTGCTGGGCGATCCGCGCAGCCTGTGCCAGGGTCAAACCGTCCGGATTTTTTCCCCCTACTGGAATGTGCCTGGCCCGCCGGCCCATACCTGGCGCCGGGATGGCACGATTTTTTCGTCTAACCCCGGCTTTATAGATGTAAACCAGCCCGGAACCTACCAGCTGGAAGTAAACAATGGCTGTGGCTCTACGGGTAGCGGCAGCGTAACCGTAACCCTACTGCCCCAACCTGTGCCCGTGCTAGCTATACCAGATGTGCTGCTGTGCGCAGAAAACACGGCCGATGTAGCTACGCTGACTGCGCCCGCAGCAGCTGGGGCTCTCTACAGCTGGATCCGCGTGGGTAACCCCGCACCACTGTCTACCAGCCAGGTATTCACCACCAACAGGTGGGGCAACTACCAGCTGACCCTTACCAATGCCTGCGGCGTGTTCACCCAGGTGATCCGGGTATTTGGCCCTAGCCCCATACCGGAGTTTGACCTTGGGCCGGATGACATCCTGTGTGCGGATGCCAAGCGAATCATTGGAGATAACATGATAGACCCAACGAAGAGTGTGCCAGTGGGTGCTGGCTTCCAGTACGAGTGGACCAACAAGCTGACCGGCGAGCGGCTGGCCGACACACGCACCTATCTGGCAGGCCCGGGCGAGTACCGCATCGTGGTACGAAACGGCTGCGGCCTACAGCGCGAGGACGACATCAAGCTGACCGAGAACACCATCCCGGGCTTTGACCTGGGGGTAGACGTACCCCTGTGCGGCACAGACAGCTACACCATCAGCGGGCCCACCGGCGCCGGCTACATCTACACCTGGAAGCTGAATGGAGCCTCGGTAGGGGCACTACGCACCGTAACGGTAGACAAGCCCGGCCGCTACTCGCTCACCGTAAGCAATGGCTGCGCCGCCCCGGTAGAGAACACGGTGGAGTACCTGCCCGCCACCCCCCCACCGTTTAGCCTGGGGCCGGATGACGTGATCTGCGTAGGCGAATCCTACCAACTGGTAGGACCGGAGGGCCAGGATGCCTATGCCGCCGCGTACAAGTACCGCTGGTACCGCGAGGGCGACCTGGTGAGCGAAGACCGCATCCTTACCACCAACCAGCCGGGTAACTACCAGCTACGCATCAACCGCGTGTGCAACGAATACACCGCCGACGAGAAGGTGCTAAGCTACCCACAGGCCGTGCCTGCGCTGGAGATGCCCACCAGTGGCTTCATTTGCCCTGGTTCGCCCAAGCAGATCGGCCTGGCATACCCGCTGCCCGAGCAGGTAGGCAACCCCTATGGCTATGCGTGGAAGAACGAGGATGGGGAGACCGTGGGCACCACCTATACCCTGACGGTGCAAGAGGCCGGCCTGTATACCCTGACAGTGGCCGACAAGTGCGGCAACACCCGCGAGGAACGGGTGCAGCTGACTGAGCCCAAGCCCTTCCAGATTTCGCCCAGCTACTGGGGCAACGTCTTCACGCCCAATAACGACGGCATGAACGATGAGTATCCCTCCAATGCGGTAGATATCTCGCAGTATAGGATGAAGGTATTCGACCGCTGGGGTACCCTGGTGCACGAGGGGAGCACGCCCTGGCGTGGGCTAAGCAACGGTGCCGATGTGCCCGAGGGTGCCTATCTGGTACTGATTGAGTACATAGACTGTGAGGGGAACAAGCGGGAGTACTTCCGTACCCTTACCAT